The Gymnogyps californianus isolate 813 chromosome 5, ASM1813914v2, whole genome shotgun sequence genome contains a region encoding:
- the LOC127016377 gene encoding cytosolic phospholipase A2 beta-like — translation MGSPPAKMKFCPIHMLSVRIIQAKNIKSRDLWTVPLSCQNLAGQCYSLLDTSLKYLGILGCSRHLQSSPDSSSERHHLGDFLSHRCQASQMTASDCYVRLWLPSASNGKLQTKTIKNSDNPVWNETFYFRIQREVENILELAVCDEDPLTKDDMQFTVLFNVARIRPGETLREIFALKSEKERCTKKWESLEVEFWMERIPGPPEHLITNDVLVSREVCCLEVQVGINESRKYLKEGKNLVLTVPASHEGTQKTTEDTDTFYFHCVKAWEPVLKVRLQKVSDKEDDNSNLSDTLTVPLKFLPVGHKVKVTLPVRHNVPLQLYLQLNDCTEKLDVRLGYDLCREEQEFLQKRKRVVASALKRVLHLERDLHGHEIPVIAVMATGGGLRAMSAMFGHLLALQKLNLLDCVTYITGASGSTWTLADLYEHADWSQKTLEGPLKAVKEQVTKCKLNLMSIEHLKYYHKELAERAKAGHVSSFTTLWSLVQEMFLHERPRKYKLTDQRKALEHGQNPLPFYAVLNVKEEKFSTFKFREWAEFSPYEVAIPKYGASIRSEYFDSEFFMGRRVKKLPESRICYLEGLWTNIFTRNLLDGLYWSSNSNEFWERWAKDMVDIEKHSPEDDVTIIEPPSCLSGKLYEMFQDIMTKRPLLGKSHNFLRGLEFHKDYIHQKKFIEWKDTVLDSFPNNLTPLQKYLCLIDVGYFINSSGAALFKPERNVDVIISLDYGLGNVFKQLEMTYKYCKIQKIPFPKVEISKEEEKNPKECYVFSDAEDPRAPIVIHFPLVNDTFKEFKEPGVKRCLSEMEEGKVNLENNCSPYYLIRLIYSSENFDKLVNLSKYNILNNKDLLLQAIRSAVEQRRSSRTGIFPSHSGAGYP, via the exons ATGGGGAGCCCACCAGCCAAG ATGAAGTTTTGCCCCATCCACATGCTTTCTGTAAGAATCATACAAGCTAAGAACATCAAGTCAAGAGACCTGT GGACAGTTCCACTTTCCTGCCAAAACCTTGCGGGGCAATGTTATTCACTGCTTGATACCAGTCTGAAGTATTTAGGCATCTTGGGCTGCAGTAGACATCTTCAGTCAAGTCCAGACTCCAGCTCTGAAAGACATCACCTTGGAGATTTCCTTTCACACCGTTGTCAAGCTTCACAAA tgaCTGCATCAGACTGCTATGTGCGCTTGTGGCTGCCATCTGCTTCAAATGGAAAGCTTCAGACCAAAACCATCAAGAATTCTGACAACCCTGTCTGGAACGAGACTTTCTACTTTAGGATCCAGAGAGAAGTTGAG AACATTTTAGAATTGGCAGTGTGTGATGAAGATCCACTCACCAAAGATGACATGCAGTTCACAGTTCTTTTTAATGTTGCTAGAATCAGACCTGGGGAGACACTCCGTGagatatttgctttgaaatcagAG aaagagaGGTGCACTAAGAAATGGGAAAGTTTGGAAGTGGAATTCTGGATGGAAAGAAT TCCTGGCCCTCCAGAGCACCTCATTACCAATGATGTCCTAGTG TCCCGTGAGGTTTGCTGCTTGGAAGTGCAAGTGGGCATTAATGAAAGcaggaaatatttgaaag AGGGTAAAAATCTCGTGCTTACGGTGCCTGCATCTCATGAGGGAACACAGAAAACTACAGAGGACACAGATACTTTCTACTTTCATTGCGTGAAGGCTTGGGAGCCAGTTCTAAAAGTCAGGCTGCAG aAAGTTTCTGATAAGGAAGATGACAATAGCAATTTAAGTGACACCTTAACAGTACCACTGAAATTTCTCCCTGTTGGACATAAAGTGAAAGTAACCCTCCCTGTAAGACAT AATGTGCCACTGCAGTTGTACCTCCAACTAAATGATTG cacagaaaaactaGATGTACGCTTAGGGTATGATCTTTGCCGAGAAGAGCAAGAATTCttgcaaaaaaggaagagagtgGTTGCCAGTGCTCTGAAAAGGGTTCTTCATCTGGAAAGAGATCTACATGGACATGAG ATCCCAGTAATAGCTGTTATGGCAACAGGCGGAGGCCTCAGAGCAATGTCAGCTATGTTTGGCCACCTCTTGGCTCTTCAGAAGCTAAATCTGTTGGACTGTGTTACCTATATCACTGGGGCTTCTGGCTCGACATG gaCCCTAGCAGACCTGTATGAGCATGCTGACTGGTCACAGAAGACTCTGGAGGGGCCACTTAAGGCAGTAAAAGAACAAGTGACAAAATGCAAGCTCAACCTTATGTCTATAGAGCATCTGAAGTATTATCACAAGGAACTCGCTGAAAGGGCAAAAGCAGGACATGTGTCATCTTTTACAACTCTGTGGTCGCTTGTTCAGGAAATGTTCTTACATGAACGG CCAAGAAAGTACAAACTCACAGACCAGCGCAAGGCATTGGAGCACGGGCAAAACCCGTTGCCTTTCTATGCAGTCCTCaatgtgaaagaggaaaagttcAGTACTTTCAAATTTAGAG AGTGGGCGGAGTTCTCTCCTTATGAGGTGGCCATACCAAAATACGGAGCCTCCATTCGTTCAGAATATTTTGACAGTGAGTTCTTCATGGGAAGGCGAGTGAAGAAGCTGCCAGAATCTCGGATCTGCTATCTGGAAG GTCTTTGGACAAACATCTTTACTAGGAATTTGCTGGATGGCTTATACTGGTCCTCAAATTCAAATGAATTCTGGGAACGATGGGCCAAAGATATGGTAGATATAG aaaaacattccCCTGAGGATGATGTCACTATCATCGAGCCTCCGTCTTGTTTGTCAGGGAAGTTGTATGAAATGTTTCAGGACATTATGACCAAGCGTCCACTACTGGGAAAGTCTCATAACTTCCTGAGAGGCTTAGAATTTCATAAGGATTATATCCATCAGAAAAAATTTATTGAATGGAAAG acacTGTGCTGGACTCTTTCCCTAACAATCTGACACCGCTGCAGAAATATCTTTGCCTGATAGATGTTGGCTATTTCATCAACAGCAGTGGTGCAGCACTTTTCAAGCCAGAGAGGAATGTAGATGTCATTATCTCACTTGATTATGGTTTGGGGAATGTGTTCAAG CAATTAGAGATGACATACAAATATTGCAAGATACAGAAAATCCCATTCCCCAAAGTGGAGATAAgtaaagaagaagagaagaaccCAAAGGAATGTTACgtgttttcagatgcagaggaCCCCAGAGCACCCATAGTAATCCATTTCCCCCTGGTGAATGACACCTTTAAGGAATTCAAGGAGCCTG GGGTAAAGCGCTGCCTCTCAGAGATGGAAGAAGGCAAAGTAAATCTGGAGAACAACTGCTCACCCTATTACCTCATTAGGCTAATCTACTCCTCTGAAAATTTTGACAAACTTGTGAACCTGAGCAAATACAACATCCTCAATAACAAAGACCTGCTCCTCCAGGCAATTCGGAGTGCCGTGGaacagaggagaagcagcaggactgGGATTTTCCCCAGCCACTCTGGAGCTGGATACCCCTAG